A region from the uncultured Draconibacterium sp. genome encodes:
- a CDS encoding CvpA family protein: MNYIDIVLGIILLLAAINGFRKGLIAEIASLAALILGIWGAIKFSYITTDFLIENFNMKSDHMNIISFVITFVVIVVLVHIVGNTVSKLAEAVLLGFVNKLAGLVFGILKSALILSIVLVVFDKIDEDVHILPRETKANSRMYEPIRSFAPSIFPFIDVWEIDMKDNQKKEHVV, translated from the coding sequence ATGAATTACATCGATATTGTTTTAGGCATAATTTTGTTGCTGGCTGCAATAAATGGTTTCAGAAAAGGACTGATTGCTGAAATTGCATCATTGGCTGCTCTTATTCTTGGAATTTGGGGAGCCATCAAATTTTCGTACATCACCACCGATTTTCTTATAGAGAATTTTAATATGAAATCGGACCATATGAACATTATTTCTTTTGTAATTACTTTTGTTGTAATTGTTGTTTTGGTGCACATTGTTGGCAATACAGTAAGTAAACTTGCTGAAGCAGTGTTGCTTGGTTTTGTCAACAAACTGGCAGGCCTGGTTTTTGGTATTTTAAAATCAGCCTTAATTCTGAGTATTGTTCTGGTAGTTTTCGATAAAATTGATGAAGACGTACATATTCTTCCTCGCGAGACCAAAGCTAACTCACGCATGTACGAACCTATTCGGTCGTTTGCCCCTTCAATTTTCCCGTTTATTGATGTATGGGAAATTGATATGAAAGATAATCAGAAAAAAGAACATGTGGTATAA
- a CDS encoding DUF1801 domain-containing protein: MKIEANSPEEYISKLNEPRKSAFSKLRNVINENLPTGFEETISYGMIGYVVPHTVYSAGYHCNPKLPLPFINIASQKNFVALYHMGIYANKELMQWFLNEYPKHCSTKPDMGKSCIRFKKIKHIPYELIAALVAKMTCNDWISLYEKQLKS; encoded by the coding sequence ATGAAAATTGAAGCCAACTCGCCAGAGGAATACATAAGCAAATTGAATGAACCCCGAAAAAGTGCATTTTCAAAACTGCGAAATGTGATAAATGAGAACCTGCCCACAGGTTTTGAAGAAACCATAAGCTATGGAATGATTGGTTATGTAGTTCCACATACTGTTTATTCCGCTGGTTATCATTGCAATCCGAAACTACCCCTTCCCTTTATTAATATTGCCTCGCAGAAAAATTTTGTTGCCCTTTACCATATGGGCATTTATGCCAATAAAGAACTAATGCAATGGTTTTTAAACGAGTACCCAAAACATTGCTCTACAAAACCCGATATGGGGAAAAGCTGCATCCGTTTTAAAAAAATCAAACATATTCCGTATGAACTTATTGCAGCATTGGTTGCCAAAATGACTTGCAACGATTGGATTTCCTTGTACGAAAAACAACTAAAATCATAA
- a CDS encoding deoxynucleoside kinase, which produces MHIAIAGNIGAGKTTLSELLAKHYNWTPHYEDVDENPYLNDFYNDMQRWSFNLQIYFLNSRFKQIIDIRKSGKTIIQDRTIYEDAEIFAPNLHAMGLMSTRDFGNYKSLFDLMASLIQPPDLMIYLRASIPTLVNQIQKRGREYENSIRLDYLKQLNERYENWISGYKMGKLLIINVDDLDFTANPEDLSYVIDKIDAQIHGLF; this is translated from the coding sequence ATGCACATTGCAATAGCAGGAAATATAGGTGCCGGAAAAACGACACTCAGCGAACTTCTGGCCAAACATTACAACTGGACACCACATTACGAGGACGTTGATGAAAATCCATACCTAAACGATTTTTACAACGATATGCAGCGTTGGTCTTTTAACCTGCAAATTTACTTCCTTAACTCGCGTTTTAAGCAAATAATCGACATTCGGAAATCGGGTAAAACAATTATTCAAGACCGCACCATTTACGAAGATGCCGAAATTTTTGCACCAAACTTACATGCCATGGGGCTGATGAGCACCCGCGATTTTGGCAATTACAAATCGTTGTTCGACCTCATGGCAAGCCTTATTCAACCACCTGATTTGATGATTTATTTACGGGCTTCAATTCCTACCCTGGTCAACCAAATTCAAAAGCGTGGCCGCGAGTACGAAAATTCAATCCGCCTGGATTATTTAAAACAGCTAAACGAGCGCTACGAAAACTGGATTAGCGGCTACAAAATGGGGAAATTATTGATTATTAATGTTGATGATCTTGATTTTACCGCTAACCCGGAAGACCTGAGTTATGTGATTGATAAAATTGATGCTCAGATTCACGGTTTATTTTAG
- a CDS encoding adenosine kinase produces the protein MTKDNSPAVLGLGNALVDVISVLESDAVLEQFGLPRGSMTLVDAVKSKVIYDATFSDKSELATGGSVANSMRALANLGGNAGYMGKIGRDELGDLFRNDFEKRGVKTHLFESESATGRVMGLVSPDSERTMATYLGAAAEMLPEEVSEDLFRGYEYVYIEGYLVFNHALIKACAVAASRAGAKIAIDLSSFNVVEANLDFLKTLINDYVDIVFANEEEAKSYTGLDPEAALHEIAKGNKIAVVKVGKDGSMIKQGNAVARVGVIPAKALDTTGAGDAYAAGFFYGLTKGYTLEVCGKIAALVSGKVVEVMGPNLADEQWPEVKAEIEKIVG, from the coding sequence ATGACAAAAGATAATTCTCCGGCAGTTTTAGGTTTGGGCAATGCCTTAGTTGATGTAATTTCTGTTTTAGAAAGCGATGCCGTGCTTGAACAATTTGGTTTACCTCGTGGCAGTATGACATTGGTTGATGCGGTAAAATCGAAAGTAATTTATGACGCTACGTTTTCGGACAAGAGTGAACTGGCCACCGGAGGATCTGTTGCCAACTCAATGCGTGCACTTGCTAACCTTGGTGGTAATGCCGGTTACATGGGCAAAATTGGCCGCGATGAGTTGGGTGATTTGTTTCGGAATGATTTTGAAAAGCGTGGCGTAAAAACACATTTGTTCGAGAGTGAAAGTGCTACCGGGAGAGTAATGGGCCTGGTAAGTCCCGATTCGGAACGTACCATGGCAACCTACCTTGGTGCTGCTGCCGAAATGTTGCCCGAAGAGGTAAGCGAAGATTTGTTTCGCGGATATGAATATGTATACATTGAAGGCTACCTGGTTTTTAACCATGCTTTGATTAAGGCTTGTGCGGTGGCCGCCAGCAGAGCAGGTGCTAAAATTGCCATCGATTTATCGAGCTTTAATGTTGTGGAAGCCAATCTTGATTTTCTGAAAACGCTTATTAACGATTATGTTGATATTGTTTTTGCCAATGAAGAAGAGGCCAAATCGTATACGGGACTAGACCCGGAGGCAGCGTTGCACGAAATTGCGAAAGGCAATAAAATTGCTGTTGTAAAAGTGGGAAAAGATGGCTCGATGATAAAACAAGGTAATGCTGTGGCTCGTGTAGGTGTTATTCCTGCAAAGGCATTGGACACAACAGGCGCGGGTGACGCCTACGCGGCAGGTTTTTTTTATGGCCTAACCAAAGGTTACACGCTTGAAGTTTGTGGTAAAATTGCAGCGCTTGTTTCCGGAAAAGTTGTAGAAGTAATGGGGCCAAACCTGGCTGATGAACAATGGCCGGAAGTTAAAGCCGAAATTGAAAAGATTGTAGGCTAA
- a CDS encoding GH3 auxin-responsive promoter family protein, which produces MPLLNSVIKWVNIKRNYQIQYYREYPHEIQNETLFSLLQSAKNTEWGKAHRFADINTHETFQAAMPLQTYNDIKPYVERLRQGERDLLWPGEVKWFAKSSGTTSDKSKFIPVTREALEDCHLRGPKDIFAQYITSNPESKVLKGKILTLGGSHRVNNFNNNSYHGDLSAIMIENEPFWSDLFRTPAAEIALIEEFEEKVEKIIETTLDQNVTAFAGVPSWYLVLFKRILEKTGAANLLEVWPNLEVFAHGGVNFDPYREQYRKFIPSTQMHYLETYNASEGFFGIQDNEHRDDMLLMLDYGIYYEFIPMSEFGNDNPRVLSLEEVELNENYALVISTNAGLWRYVIGDTIKFTCKYPFKIKVTGRTKHFINAFGEELIIDNAEQALKVACHHTGAIVNEYTAGPVFMADNQKGAHQWIIEFETPPKDIDHFKQILDNSLKTLNSDYEAKRHKNMTLEMLHLTVAPKGTFYNWMKQRGKVGGQNKIPRLANNRKYLDELMNILKAGR; this is translated from the coding sequence ATGCCTTTACTAAATTCAGTAATAAAGTGGGTTAATATTAAGCGAAACTACCAAATACAGTATTACCGCGAGTACCCGCACGAAATACAGAATGAAACCTTATTTAGTCTTTTACAAAGTGCAAAAAATACAGAATGGGGTAAAGCGCACCGTTTTGCTGATATAAATACGCATGAGACTTTTCAGGCAGCAATGCCCTTACAAACCTACAATGATATTAAACCCTATGTTGAGCGTTTACGACAGGGAGAAAGAGATTTGCTTTGGCCCGGAGAAGTAAAATGGTTTGCCAAATCGAGTGGCACCACCAGCGATAAAAGCAAGTTTATTCCTGTAACGCGCGAAGCTCTTGAAGATTGCCATTTAAGAGGGCCAAAAGATATTTTTGCACAATACATCACTTCTAATCCCGAGTCGAAAGTTTTAAAAGGGAAAATACTAACCCTTGGCGGCAGTCACCGGGTAAATAATTTTAATAACAATTCATATCATGGCGATTTGTCGGCCATAATGATTGAAAATGAGCCATTCTGGTCGGACCTGTTTCGAACGCCTGCTGCAGAAATTGCACTTATTGAGGAGTTTGAAGAAAAAGTTGAAAAGATAATTGAGACTACTCTCGACCAAAATGTAACAGCCTTTGCCGGGGTTCCATCGTGGTACCTCGTTCTTTTTAAACGTATTTTGGAAAAAACAGGCGCAGCCAACCTACTTGAAGTGTGGCCCAACCTGGAGGTGTTTGCCCATGGCGGTGTAAATTTCGATCCTTACCGCGAGCAATACCGAAAGTTTATTCCTTCAACACAAATGCATTACCTTGAAACCTATAATGCATCGGAAGGATTTTTTGGCATACAGGATAACGAACACCGCGATGACATGTTGCTAATGCTTGATTATGGCATTTACTATGAGTTTATCCCCATGTCGGAATTTGGAAATGATAATCCGCGCGTACTAAGTCTGGAAGAGGTAGAATTAAACGAGAATTATGCGCTGGTTATTTCAACCAATGCCGGCTTATGGCGCTATGTTATTGGCGACACCATAAAATTTACGTGTAAATACCCCTTTAAAATTAAGGTTACCGGCCGTACCAAACATTTTATAAATGCTTTTGGCGAAGAGCTGATTATAGACAATGCGGAACAAGCACTGAAAGTTGCCTGCCACCATACCGGGGCTATTGTAAACGAATACACCGCCGGCCCGGTTTTTATGGCCGACAACCAAAAAGGCGCGCACCAATGGATAATCGAGTTTGAAACCCCGCCCAAAGATATTGACCACTTTAAACAAATACTCGATAATTCCTTAAAAACACTCAACTCGGATTACGAAGCCAAAAGGCACAAAAATATGACTCTTGAAATGTTGCACCTAACCGTGGCTCCAAAAGGAACATTTTACAACTGGATGAAACAACGCGGGAAAGTAGGTGGCCAAAATAAAATCCCCAGGCTGGCCAATAACCGAAAATATCTGGACGAACTTATGAACATTCTGAAGGCTGGCCGATAA